Below is a genomic region from Catenuloplanes atrovinosus.
GCTCGGCCTCGCCGCGGTCTGGCTCGGTCCGGAGTGGCCGCTGCGCGTCGCCTCGATCATCTTCCTGGTCGGCATGGTCATCGCGCTCCGGCTGCCGCCCAAGGCCGACTCGGAGCCGCCGGAGGCCGTGCCCCGCCCGATCACCGCGATCTTCGGCCTGCGCCGGGGCGCACCACGCGCACTGGACGGCGCGCTCGTGATCGCGACCGTGGCCGGCGCCTCCTCGCTGCGCGCGGTCTACGGCTTCCTGCTGCTGTTCTCCGCGTTCGCGATCAAGGGCGACGAGTTGGCCCCGATGCTGTTCGGCCGCACCATCACCGACCAGGCCGCGCTGGCGGCCGTCGGCGCCGCGCTCGGCATCGGCGCGTTCCTGGCCACCGCCGCCGGCACCCGCCTGCTCATCCGCCGGCCGCTCTGGCTCCAGTCCACCGGCCTGGTCATTGTCGCCGGCCTGGCCGTGCTCACGGTCATCCGGCCGACGCTCGGCATGCTCACGCTGCTGTCACTGATCACGGCCGCGATGTCCGGCATCGCCAAGCTCACGGTCGACGCCACGATCCAGGAGCGGATCTCGGAGCGCCTGCGGGCCAGCGCGTTCGCGCACTCCGAGACCATCCTGATGCTGGCCTGGGTGGCGGGCGGCGCGATCGCGCTCATCCCGCTCGGCATCCGCTCCGGGCTCGCCGTGCCGGCGATCTTCGCGGTTCTCGCCGCGATCCGGGCCGCCTGGACCGTCACCCGCCTGCGCGGCGAACGCCTCACCGGCGTCCCGGCCGCGCCGATCGGCACCCCCGAACTCCCCCCAGGACCATCCAGCGGTACGGACGAGGGCGCCGACCGGCCCGCCCCGCCCCGCGCCCCGGAGGACGTCACGCCGGCGGACCCCTGGGCACCCCCACCGCGCCGCCCGTCCCCGTACCGCAGCGGCACCATCGGCACCCGCCCGGGGTCCCCCGACGGCGGCGTTCGTACCGCCCCGGGTCCGGAGGGTGCCCGGCCGCCGGGAGCGCCCGGCGGCCCCGGCGTTGCCGGGGGCGCGGCCGGCGGTGGCTCCGGCGCCGGGAAGACGCGGTGGTGGCAGCGGCGCAGGCGCGGTCCGGAGCCCTCGGGCCCGGCCGGTCCGCCGCCGGCCCCGGCCCCACCCCGGGACACCGACCTGCCGCCCACCCGGATCGACACTCCCCCGACGCGGGTGGACGAGGGCCGTGACGCGCCGCCCGGCTTCCACGTCTACCGCCCGTCCTCCTCGGGCCAGAGCCGCCCGCCGGATCCGGACGGCCCCGGCCAGGCATGATCAGCCGGTGACCACCGACCCGCTGCCCCGGCCCACCGCCACGACGGATTCCGTCGCGGCCCCCAGCGATTCCGGCGGCACCATCCCGTCGCCGCTCCTCGAAGGCGGGCGTGGTCCCGTGCTCGTGGTGACGGCCGTTGAGCCGGAAGCGGTGGCGGTGCGGGGTGGCCTGGTCGACACCGGCGAGAGTGACGTCGGCGAGCTCTCGGTGTTCGCGGTCGGGGTCGGGTCGGCGGAGGCGGCGGCGGGGACCGCGCGGCTGCTGGCGCTGGCGGAGGCGGCCGGGCGGCCCTACGCCGCGGTGATCTCGGCGGGAATCGCCGGGGGACTGGCCGGGCGCGCCGCGATCGGCGACACCGTGATCGCGGATCGGAGCATCGCCGCGGATCTCGGGGCGGACTCGCCCGAGGGCTACCTGCCGATCGAACGGCTCGGCTTCGGCACCAGCGTCGTGGCCGCGGACGTCGCGCTGACCGCGCTGCTGCGCGCGGCGCTGCCCGACGCGCTGCGCGGCGACGTGCTCACCGTCAACACCGTGACCGGCACCGCCGCCCGCGCCGCCGCGCTCGGCGCCCGCCATCCGGCCGCGGTCGCCGAGGCGATGGAGGGCTTCGGCGTGGCCGCCGCCGCGCGCACGGCCGGCGTGCCCTTCGCGGAGCTGCGCACCATCTCCAACCCGGTCGGCCCGCGGGACCGGGCGGCCTGGAACCTCCCGGCCGCGCTCACCGCCCTCACCGCCGCCTTCGCCGCGCTGGCCCCGGGCAGGCCGGCCGGCTGAGGGGTTTCTCGGCACCCACGGCGGCACCGGCAGGGAGGAGCGCCAGCGACGACCGGTGCCCGCGGGAGCGTGCGGGCCGCGACCACGCCGGGAGTGGGAAAGCAGGACGAACGCCACAGCGTGGCCGGGGGTGCGGCTGGTTACGGTGGCAGGATGGAATCGCTGTCTGTGGCGTATTCGCCGTGTCCGAACGATACGTTCGTCTTCCACGCGCTGGCGCACGGGCTGGTGCCGGGCGCGCCGCCGATCGACGTGACGTTCGCGGACGTGGACGTGACGAACACGGCGGCCGAGCGGGGCGGGTTCGACCTGGTGAAGGTCTCCTACGCGGCGCTGCCGTGGCTGCTCGACACCTACGAGCTGCTGCCGTGCGGCGGGGCGCTGGGCCGGGGTTGTGGACCGCTGCTGCTGGTGAACGACGACCGGACCGACCTGTCCGGCGCGACGGTCGCGGTGCCGGGCGACCGGACCACGGCGTACCTGCTGTTCCGGCTCTGGGCGGGCGAGCGGCAGCCCGCGGCGGTCGAGGTGGTGCCGTTCCACGAGATCATGCCGGGCGTGGCGGCCGGGCGGTGGGACGCGGGCCTGGTGATCCACGAGGCGCGGTTCACGTACCACCGGCACGGGCTGCGGTCGCTGGTGGATCTCGGCGAGTGGTGGGAGTCGGACACCGGGCTGCCGATCCCGCTGGGCGCGATCCTGGCCCGGCGCGGCGCGGTGGATCCGGCCGAGGCGGCCGGATGGATCCGGGAGTCGGTGCGGCGGGCGTGGGCGGATCCGGCGGCGAGCCGCGACTACGTGCTGACGCACGCGCAGGAGATGGATCCGGCGGTGGCGGAGCAGCACATCGCGCTGTACGTGAACGAGTTCACCGCGGACCTGGGCGACGAGGGATACGAGGCGATCGACGCGCTGCTCGGGCGGGCGGCGAAGGCCGGGTTCACGCCGGAGGTGCCGTCGCTGCGGAGGTGAGGAGAGGGCCCTCGCGGGCCCTCTCCGGCCCCTAGATCTCCAGCTCGCGCGCGACCGCGTGCACGACCTGCGCGACCTTCTGCGCGCTGCGCTTGTCCGGGAAACGGCCGCGGCGCAGATCGGGCTGGATCTTCGCCTCCAGCACCTTGATCATGTCTTCGATGAGGCCGTGCAGTTCCTCGGCGGGACGGCGCCGCAGCTCCGCGACGGACGGCGGGGCGTCGATCAGCTTGACGCCCATCGCCTGGGCGCCCTTGCGGCTGTCGACCACGCCGAACTCGATGCGCTGCCCGCCCTTGAGCTCCGTGACTCCCGCCGGGAGCGCGCCCTTGGGCAGGAACACGTCGCCGCCTTCATCACTGGTGACGAAACCGTAGCCCTTCTGCGCGTCGTACCACTTCACTCGACCCGTAGGCACCGCGGACCTCAACTCCGTTGGACAGCGGACGGCCGTGCGCCGCCCTGTGCCCACAAGGCTACTGACCGCGCCGGTACGGACCAACCGCAATCCCGGCCGGCCGTGCGCCCGTCGGGCGGGCCGGGGCCGGCGTATCAGCGCAGATGATCGTCCAACCAGCCGGGGAATTCCGCGAGATCGGTGAGGACCGTGTGCGCACCGGCGGCCCGCAGGTCGTCCGCGCTGCACGGGCCGGTGGCGACGCCGACGCCGGGGACGCCGGCG
It encodes:
- a CDS encoding MFS transporter, which codes for MERMDFLALLIRGVRLFFRAAITSTRWAGRHAGLVRAKGAGGDTGMIRLMDLHAASIAGDTLITLGLAGTIFFAVPLGEARGKVALYLLITMVPFALLAPVVGPLLDHFRHGRRYALAVTMLGRAFLAWLISDNLEGFALYPAAFGVLALSRAYGVARAAAVPRLLPAGLSLSQATARGSVYGTIAGTIVLPLGLAAVWLGPEWPLRVASIIFLVGMVIALRLPPKADSEPPEAVPRPITAIFGLRRGAPRALDGALVIATVAGASSLRAVYGFLLLFSAFAIKGDELAPMLFGRTITDQAALAAVGAALGIGAFLATAAGTRLLIRRPLWLQSTGLVIVAGLAVLTVIRPTLGMLTLLSLITAAMSGIAKLTVDATIQERISERLRASAFAHSETILMLAWVAGGAIALIPLGIRSGLAVPAIFAVLAAIRAAWTVTRLRGERLTGVPAAPIGTPELPPGPSSGTDEGADRPAPPRAPEDVTPADPWAPPPRRPSPYRSGTIGTRPGSPDGGVRTAPGPEGARPPGAPGGPGVAGGAAGGGSGAGKTRWWQRRRRGPEPSGPAGPPPAPAPPRDTDLPPTRIDTPPTRVDEGRDAPPGFHVYRPSSSGQSRPPDPDGPGQA
- a CDS encoding futalosine hydrolase, encoding MLVVTAVEPEAVAVRGGLVDTGESDVGELSVFAVGVGSAEAAAGTARLLALAEAAGRPYAAVISAGIAGGLAGRAAIGDTVIADRSIAADLGADSPEGYLPIERLGFGTSVVAADVALTALLRAALPDALRGDVLTVNTVTGTAARAAALGARHPAAVAEAMEGFGVAAAARTAGVPFAELRTISNPVGPRDRAAWNLPAALTALTAAFAALAPGRPAG
- a CDS encoding 1,4-dihydroxy-6-naphthoate synthase: MESLSVAYSPCPNDTFVFHALAHGLVPGAPPIDVTFADVDVTNTAAERGGFDLVKVSYAALPWLLDTYELLPCGGALGRGCGPLLLVNDDRTDLSGATVAVPGDRTTAYLLFRLWAGERQPAAVEVVPFHEIMPGVAAGRWDAGLVIHEARFTYHRHGLRSLVDLGEWWESDTGLPIPLGAILARRGAVDPAEAAGWIRESVRRAWADPAASRDYVLTHAQEMDPAVAEQHIALYVNEFTADLGDEGYEAIDALLGRAAKAGFTPEVPSLRR
- a CDS encoding cold-shock protein, whose translation is MPTGRVKWYDAQKGYGFVTSDEGGDVFLPKGALPAGVTELKGGQRIEFGVVDSRKGAQAMGVKLIDAPPSVAELRRRPAEELHGLIEDMIKVLEAKIQPDLRRGRFPDKRSAQKVAQVVHAVARELEI